The following coding sequences are from one Patescibacteria group bacterium window:
- the rpoD gene encoding RNA polymerase sigma factor RpoD: MPKKHPVKKRQAVAKHKRVVKHAGKKKPVRKVAPKTHVRAVAVPKRLFPADQADGLLKRAKQRGFLTEGEILYTFPDIEEYLPDVEEFIATLESLGLRTVENTNILGDLDLQAPPPTKGKKVKAAPTAAESRLDLSDISGDSIQMYLREIGKVPLLRPGEEITLAKRKEAGEVEAEKKLVEANLRLVVSIAKKFTGRSLSLLDLIQEGNIGLFRAVEKFDYRKGYKFSTYATWWIRQAITRALADQSRTIRIPVHMVETINKFQQIERQLIQDLGREPLPEEIAAEMGEPIEKIHHIIKISQETVSLETSVGEDDEDSTLGDFIEDQKTISPDRAAAMQILRDHVRDILDTLSPREQKILEMRFGLNDGVAHTLEEVGQEFGVTRERIRQIEAKALERIKDHEVMKKLKDY, translated from the coding sequence ATGCCCAAAAAGCATCCAGTGAAAAAACGCCAGGCGGTCGCCAAGCACAAGCGGGTGGTGAAGCATGCAGGAAAGAAGAAGCCAGTGCGGAAGGTTGCTCCCAAAACCCACGTCCGTGCGGTTGCTGTGCCTAAGCGTCTTTTCCCTGCTGACCAAGCCGACGGTCTTTTGAAGAGGGCAAAGCAGCGCGGTTTCCTTACCGAAGGGGAAATTCTCTACACGTTCCCCGACATTGAAGAGTACCTGCCAGACGTCGAAGAGTTCATTGCTACGCTGGAGAGCCTGGGGCTGCGCACGGTGGAGAATACGAACATTCTGGGAGATCTGGATTTGCAAGCCCCGCCGCCAACCAAGGGGAAGAAGGTGAAAGCTGCGCCCACGGCCGCGGAGAGTCGGTTAGATTTGTCAGACATTTCTGGCGACTCCATTCAGATGTACCTCCGAGAAATCGGGAAGGTGCCGCTGCTCCGGCCGGGTGAAGAAATAACCCTGGCCAAGCGGAAGGAAGCCGGGGAAGTGGAAGCCGAGAAGAAGCTAGTGGAAGCCAACCTCCGCCTCGTGGTTTCCATTGCCAAGAAGTTCACCGGTCGCTCCCTGTCCCTTCTCGACCTCATCCAGGAAGGGAACATTGGTTTGTTCCGCGCCGTGGAAAAGTTTGACTACCGGAAGGGTTACAAGTTTTCCACGTACGCCACCTGGTGGATTCGTCAGGCCATCACCCGCGCTTTGGCTGATCAATCCCGCACCATCCGCATCCCCGTGCACATGGTGGAGACTATCAACAAGTTCCAGCAGATCGAGCGTCAGCTCATCCAAGACTTGGGCCGCGAGCCCCTGCCTGAAGAAATTGCCGCGGAAATGGGCGAGCCCATTGAGAAGATTCATCACATCATTAAAATCTCCCAGGAGACGGTGTCCTTGGAAACGTCCGTGGGCGAAGATGATGAAGACTCTACCTTGGGTGACTTCATTGAAGACCAGAAGACCATTAGCCCCGACCGCGCCGCGGCCATGCAGATCCTGCGGGATCATGTCAGGGATATTCTGGACACCCTCAGCCCCCGCGAGCAGAAGATTTTGGAAATGCGCTTTGGTCTCAATGACGGCGTGGCGCACACCCTGGAAGAAGTCGGTCAGGAATTCGGCGTGACGCGTGAGCGTATTCGGCAAATTGAAGCCAAAGCCCTGGAGCGCATCAAAGACCACGAGGTGATGAAGAAGCTGAAGGATTACTAA
- a CDS encoding nucleoside deaminase — protein sequence MDTSPEETFMNLAIQEAQIAKAGGDFPFGAVITHHGKVIASGHAENNAKGDATAHAEMQALRKACTLLGTHNLRDCTIYSTHEPCIMCAAAIFQAKIPKVFFGATREDLPWLMRARKVRIDDLAKDSNFSIQIVQGILKDKVLELFVDLEAKFSSNQERLQKLK from the coding sequence ATGGATACAAGCCCTGAAGAGACATTCATGAATCTAGCCATTCAGGAAGCACAGATTGCCAAAGCTGGTGGTGATTTTCCTTTTGGTGCAGTGATTACACACCATGGGAAAGTTATAGCAAGTGGTCATGCAGAAAATAATGCAAAAGGTGACGCGACTGCGCATGCGGAAATGCAGGCACTTCGAAAAGCTTGCACATTGTTGGGAACACATAATTTACGTGATTGTACTATCTATTCAACTCATGAGCCTTGTATCATGTGTGCTGCGGCAATTTTTCAAGCAAAAATCCCGAAAGTTTTTTTCGGTGCTACAAGAGAGGATTTACCTTGGCTCATGCGAGCCCGCAAGGTTCGAATCGACGATCTAGCGAAGGATTCAAATTTTTCAATCCAAATTGTTCAAGGAATCCTTAAAGATAAAGTTTTAGAATTATTTGTAGATTTAGAAGCAAAGTTCAGTTCGAATCAAGAGCGACTTCAGAAATTGAAGTAG
- the pyk gene encoding pyruvate kinase, with the protein MRTKIIATLGPKSESPEVIAQLVKAGMDIARMNFSHCTYDEYLARTKHLRAIQKEVGRPIKIMQDLRGPRLRVSNVPKDGLELTHGMMVTFSTSTKDTKALHVSDPHLHKDISVDDPLFLVNGAVELTVRKVTGTTIQAEVIHGGRIFENTAVNVPNTRLTTAGLTAKDKEDVRFALEHGVDYIALSFVQSAKDVEDLRKLVGTKAKIIAKIERRVALADIDSIIQAADGIMVARGDLGTEMPVEEVPFIQKNLIRHAAWHRKPCIVATQMLFSMVDTPHPTRAEVSDIANAVWEAADAVMLSDETASGLYPVQALQTMAKVVKRAEHFRYQTENLL; encoded by the coding sequence ATGCGTACCAAAATTATTGCCACCCTGGGTCCAAAATCGGAGAGTCCGGAAGTCATTGCGCAGCTGGTGAAAGCTGGCATGGACATTGCCCGGATGAACTTTAGCCACTGCACGTACGATGAGTACCTGGCGCGGACCAAGCACTTACGTGCTATCCAAAAGGAAGTTGGCCGACCCATCAAGATTATGCAAGACCTCCGCGGTCCCCGGTTACGCGTGAGCAATGTACCCAAAGATGGTTTGGAGTTGACCCACGGCATGATGGTGACGTTTTCTACCAGCACCAAAGATACCAAGGCATTGCATGTCAGTGATCCACATTTGCACAAGGACATTTCGGTTGATGATCCACTTTTCCTGGTCAATGGCGCGGTTGAACTCACTGTACGGAAGGTGACCGGTACTACTATCCAGGCTGAGGTGATCCACGGGGGCCGGATTTTTGAGAACACTGCAGTCAACGTGCCCAACACTCGTCTCACCACAGCTGGGTTAACGGCGAAGGATAAAGAGGATGTCCGTTTTGCCTTGGAGCACGGTGTGGATTACATTGCACTTTCCTTTGTCCAATCCGCAAAGGATGTTGAGGATTTGCGGAAGTTGGTGGGCACAAAAGCCAAGATTATTGCCAAGATCGAACGCCGAGTTGCCTTGGCGGACATTGATAGCATTATTCAAGCCGCAGACGGCATTATGGTGGCGCGAGGAGATTTGGGTACAGAAATGCCGGTGGAAGAAGTTCCGTTCATCCAGAAGAATCTCATTCGCCATGCTGCCTGGCACCGGAAGCCCTGCATTGTCGCCACGCAAATGCTGTTCAGCATGGTGGACACGCCGCATCCCACGCGCGCCGAAGTGTCCGACATTGCCAATGCCGTGTGGGAAGCAGCCGATGCGGTCATGCTTTCTGACGAAACTGCTTCCGGTCTGTACCCAGTGCAGGCGCTGCAGACCATGGCCAAAGTGGTGAAGCGTGCAGAGCACTTCCGCTACCAGACCGAGAATTTGCTGTAA
- a CDS encoding DUF4342 domain-containing protein, with protein MSLDWEMQHKQSSQEEKLAKQAKPIFEFTGEQLCNVIDKGLGELGDKIVELVKKGSAIRVRLIAPDGDQKFETTLTLGLVWILPGLLFASIFTAIALIVASTAIALSEYRLVFEEMVDVPDEKPAEPAKEQPTA; from the coding sequence ATGTCCCTCGATTGGGAAATGCAACACAAACAATCAAGCCAGGAGGAAAAATTGGCAAAACAGGCAAAACCGATCTTCGAATTTACCGGCGAGCAGCTGTGCAATGTCATCGACAAGGGGCTCGGAGAACTTGGTGACAAAATTGTCGAACTGGTCAAAAAAGGCAGCGCGATTCGCGTTCGTCTCATCGCACCAGACGGTGATCAGAAATTTGAAACCACGCTGACCCTCGGGCTGGTATGGATTCTTCCAGGATTGCTTTTCGCCTCAATTTTTACGGCAATCGCGCTCATTGTCGCCTCAACAGCCATTGCCTTGAGCGAATACCGACTCGTCTTTGAGGAAATGGTGGATGTCCCAGACGAGAAACCTGCTGAACCGGCAAAAGAGCAGCCGACGGCGTAA
- a CDS encoding ADP-ribosylglycohydrolase family protein, whose protein sequence is MSITMKDHLQGSLLGVRIGDALGMPVETMSPAEILAATDGKGVTGFLDAIQTKYPDQAMLKKGDPTDDWQFNRIVAKSLIACRGYNQADMARRHVAEKDVNMIGWGKTTRSATMELATYFASGGQYGRDPNNLPEAKPDFGGGNGVGMKVFSLPSAILAAEYGAQYRYPEYTLFRWVEQLTMLTHSHSDAFFTAYALAVAFDACVRDAVYTSSDAQRLLQKIDFELAKVENASRYRDVSATRKQIGRLMYCIGNPGKVTENFPPYGLAIQSVPFALGIFLTYPGDARKALLTCVNAGYDCDTTAAMCGSLLGANGGVEAFPAEWRNFRPDFQEPLELGERLYQAFARTSQQTS, encoded by the coding sequence GTGAGTATCACGATGAAAGACCATTTGCAGGGAAGCTTGCTGGGGGTTCGCATTGGCGACGCACTGGGTATGCCGGTGGAAACCATGTCACCGGCAGAAATTTTAGCGGCTACGGATGGTAAAGGTGTAACGGGATTTTTAGATGCCATTCAGACAAAGTATCCCGATCAAGCTATGCTCAAAAAGGGTGATCCAACCGATGACTGGCAGTTTAATCGGATTGTCGCTAAGTCGCTGATTGCTTGTAGGGGTTACAACCAAGCAGATATGGCGCGTCGGCACGTGGCTGAAAAAGACGTGAATATGATCGGCTGGGGGAAAACCACACGGTCGGCCACCATGGAATTGGCAACCTATTTTGCCAGCGGAGGCCAGTATGGTCGAGATCCGAACAATTTGCCCGAAGCTAAACCCGATTTTGGTGGCGGGAACGGCGTGGGTATGAAAGTATTTTCACTTCCCTCGGCAATCCTCGCCGCGGAATATGGTGCCCAGTACCGTTACCCAGAGTACACGTTGTTCCGTTGGGTCGAGCAGCTGACCATGTTAACGCATAGTCATAGTGACGCATTTTTTACCGCGTACGCATTGGCGGTTGCGTTTGATGCTTGTGTTCGTGATGCAGTTTATACGTCATCGGATGCGCAACGGCTGCTCCAAAAAATCGATTTCGAACTTGCTAAAGTTGAAAATGCATCGCGCTATCGAGACGTAAGTGCAACACGCAAACAGATTGGCCGTCTGATGTATTGCATTGGTAACCCCGGTAAAGTCACTGAAAATTTCCCTCCATATGGGTTAGCGATTCAGTCTGTACCCTTTGCTTTAGGCATTTTTCTCACCTATCCTGGGGATGCGCGGAAAGCATTGTTGACCTGTGTAAATGCTGGGTACGATTGCGACACCACGGCAGCCATGTGCGGCAGCCTCCTTGGCGCGAATGGGGGAGTGGAGGCATTCCCGGCAGAGTGGCGGAACTTCCGACCCGACTTCCAGGAACCGCTGGAGTTGGGCGAAAGATTGTACCAAGCTTTTGCTCGGACGTCCCAACAAACCTCGTAA
- a CDS encoding NUDIX domain-containing protein, which produces MAKVARKYKFAVIASDVVMLTVRDGKLEVLCIQMQKAPFIGKWAVPGGLVQPTESVDEAAHRILAEKAGIHGVYLEQLYTFGKVRRDPFGRVVSVAYFALVPSDALRLKTTKEYKDVQWFPVKKLPGLAYDHADIVATAVQRLQAKLGYTNIVYSLLPKTFTLSELQGMYETILGKTLDKRNFRKKVIGLKLVKPAGEQRKGQASRPAELYRFAATELKKVEIL; this is translated from the coding sequence ATGGCCAAGGTTGCTCGGAAGTACAAATTTGCAGTCATTGCCTCGGATGTCGTCATGCTGACCGTCCGCGATGGAAAGCTGGAAGTGCTTTGCATTCAGATGCAGAAAGCGCCGTTTATTGGGAAATGGGCCGTGCCGGGCGGGTTAGTGCAGCCAACGGAATCTGTGGACGAAGCCGCACACCGGATTTTGGCGGAAAAAGCCGGAATCCATGGGGTATACCTGGAGCAGCTGTACACCTTTGGCAAAGTGCGCCGGGATCCTTTTGGCCGCGTGGTTTCTGTGGCGTACTTCGCGCTGGTGCCCAGTGACGCACTCCGTCTGAAGACCACCAAGGAGTACAAGGATGTGCAGTGGTTTCCCGTGAAGAAACTGCCTGGCCTGGCTTACGATCACGCAGACATTGTAGCCACGGCTGTGCAGCGCCTGCAGGCCAAGCTGGGATACACCAACATTGTGTACAGTCTGCTGCCAAAAACCTTTACCCTTTCGGAACTGCAGGGTATGTACGAAACGATTTTGGGAAAAACACTGGACAAGCGAAATTTTCGGAAAAAAGTCATTGGTTTAAAGCTGGTGAAGCCGGCAGGGGAGCAGCGGAAAGGCCAGGCTAGCCGGCCAGCGGAGCTGTACCGTTTTGCCGCCACTGAACTGAAGAAAGTGGAGATTCTCTAG
- a CDS encoding adenylosuccinate synthetase translates to MTNKVYVVTDLGPGDGGKGGVVHKISTMQCAHTIIKVGGAQGSHGVCTSQGESFAFSQWGCGTLEGVKTHISSEMVVMPEGLLNEADTLRYNCGVHNAFDLLTVDESALCATPYHGIASRLKEMALGDHPRGTIGTGVGEAFRIAERMPELALYVRDLSRAHLRQKLADCREQIRSDLAGVMRGEFSGADQEAAQQEMHLLYDDDFLTYVFQRFQTVGKRATIVDPGYLGREILSQDGVAIVEKSHGVLTDRYHGFHPHTSAIRTLPCFAEAMLRRAGYGGSIIHLGVTRAYQIRHGAGPMPTADPAMAEHLLPGSHKEENRYQGKIRVGPLDLVLLRYALAACGGPTAFDGLAVTWFDQIQANGAWHLCDGYEGSIGQDFFTPLGDIKVRHGNDANQLAYQEALGQHLLCCTPKLQTVHFSPTETRDNLFALCAGVLQEKLGITTRMISFGPTERDKTCK, encoded by the coding sequence ATGACGAACAAAGTCTACGTTGTCACCGATCTCGGTCCAGGAGACGGTGGCAAAGGTGGTGTGGTGCACAAAATCTCCACGATGCAGTGCGCGCATACCATTATTAAAGTCGGCGGTGCGCAGGGAAGCCACGGTGTCTGCACCTCGCAGGGTGAAAGCTTTGCTTTCAGCCAGTGGGGTTGCGGGACGCTGGAAGGGGTGAAAACACACATCTCCTCAGAGATGGTTGTCATGCCCGAAGGTTTACTGAATGAAGCTGATACCCTGCGCTACAACTGTGGAGTGCACAATGCCTTTGATCTCCTCACGGTTGATGAAAGTGCGCTGTGCGCCACACCCTACCATGGTATTGCCTCACGCCTGAAAGAGATGGCGTTGGGCGACCACCCGCGTGGAACCATTGGTACCGGCGTTGGCGAAGCGTTCCGCATAGCGGAACGCATGCCAGAGCTCGCACTATACGTTCGTGATCTTTCACGAGCGCATTTGCGACAAAAATTAGCTGACTGCAGAGAGCAAATCCGTTCCGATCTTGCAGGAGTGATGCGCGGGGAATTTTCCGGTGCTGACCAGGAAGCTGCGCAGCAGGAAATGCATCTTCTGTATGATGATGATTTCCTGACGTATGTCTTCCAACGCTTCCAAACAGTTGGGAAACGGGCAACAATTGTTGATCCTGGCTATCTTGGGAGGGAGATTCTCTCGCAAGACGGAGTAGCAATCGTGGAGAAATCCCACGGGGTGCTCACTGATCGCTATCATGGTTTTCATCCCCATACCAGCGCTATTCGGACATTGCCATGCTTTGCCGAAGCAATGTTGAGGCGCGCTGGCTATGGCGGAAGTATTATCCACCTTGGTGTTACTCGGGCATACCAGATTCGCCATGGAGCCGGACCCATGCCAACTGCTGATCCAGCAATGGCAGAACACTTGCTTCCGGGTAGTCACAAGGAGGAGAATCGTTACCAAGGCAAGATTCGCGTTGGTCCGCTGGATCTTGTCCTGCTTCGCTACGCCCTAGCAGCCTGTGGAGGTCCAACCGCTTTCGATGGCCTTGCCGTCACGTGGTTTGATCAAATACAGGCAAATGGTGCTTGGCACCTGTGCGATGGGTACGAGGGCAGTATTGGGCAAGACTTTTTCACACCCCTGGGTGATATAAAAGTCCGGCACGGCAATGATGCGAACCAGCTTGCGTACCAAGAAGCTTTGGGGCAGCACCTCTTGTGCTGCACGCCCAAGCTGCAAACTGTCCACTTTTCACCAACCGAAACGCGAGACAATTTGTTCGCGCTTTGTGCTGGTGTGTTACAAGAAAAATTAGGCATTACAACCAGAATGATCTCGTTTGGGCCAACTGAACGAGACAAAACGTGCAAGTGA
- a CDS encoding isochorismatase family protein produces MGNRAHITIDVQNDFCPEGRLAVTAGDEVVPVINQRVKNPAYKRKYNSRDWHPPGSEHFKKWPTHCVEKTLGAAFHPDLDLTDAVIITKGQDPALDGYSAFEGTTSWGAMLEDDLRAHGITDIDIEGLATEYCVKKSAIDGAKRGFNVTVYLDGCRAVNIKPGDEEAAIVEMRAAGVNVVAA; encoded by the coding sequence ATGGGAAACCGTGCGCACATCACCATCGATGTGCAGAATGACTTTTGCCCTGAGGGAAGACTTGCGGTTACTGCGGGTGATGAAGTTGTACCCGTCATTAACCAGCGGGTGAAGAATCCTGCTTATAAACGCAAGTACAATTCCCGTGATTGGCATCCGCCCGGTTCGGAGCATTTTAAGAAATGGCCGACGCACTGTGTGGAAAAAACTTTGGGTGCAGCCTTTCATCCGGATTTGGATCTCACAGACGCAGTGATTATTACCAAAGGTCAAGACCCGGCGCTCGATGGTTACAGCGCCTTTGAGGGTACGACGTCCTGGGGAGCAATGCTGGAAGATGATCTTCGCGCACATGGAATCACCGACATTGACATCGAAGGTTTGGCTACTGAATATTGCGTGAAGAAATCTGCTATTGATGGAGCCAAACGTGGTTTCAACGTTACGGTGTACCTCGATGGCTGCCGGGCAGTGAATATCAAGCCGGGCGACGAAGAAGCAGCGATTGTCGAAATGCGTGCCGCCGGCGTCAACGTTGTGGCCGCCTAA
- a CDS encoding NUDIX hydrolase produces the protein MVQPKVRPQGSFALETVDINGRNWSVLHASDSAGLLVFLKDRNAIVLVRQQRAPMVSAHNPEGSITELLAGRFDKDETPIQLLVREASEEAGIAIDASQIKVLNFGHPLALSAGIIDELCWIGYVEISDDQIDPSGKLYGLHEEGEFIDRIMIPVEQLESLVCEDARVFGMIQWFLRWQMEHRLQALTDQLEKFEREMNETKTI, from the coding sequence ATGGTACAGCCAAAAGTGCGACCGCAAGGCAGTTTCGCCTTGGAGACTGTTGATATCAATGGTCGAAATTGGTCGGTGCTACACGCTTCAGACTCAGCCGGTTTATTGGTCTTTCTGAAAGATCGTAATGCCATTGTGCTGGTCCGGCAGCAGCGTGCGCCCATGGTTTCTGCACACAATCCGGAAGGTTCGATTACGGAACTTCTCGCTGGTCGGTTCGACAAAGACGAGACGCCAATCCAGTTGCTGGTTCGCGAGGCTTCAGAGGAAGCTGGAATCGCCATTGATGCCAGTCAGATCAAAGTACTCAACTTTGGTCACCCGCTTGCCCTCTCAGCCGGCATTATTGATGAACTATGCTGGATTGGTTACGTGGAAATTTCCGATGACCAAATTGACCCCAGCGGTAAGCTTTACGGACTGCACGAGGAAGGAGAGTTCATTGACCGGATCATGATTCCGGTTGAGCAACTTGAATCCCTGGTTTGTGAAGATGCTCGTGTCTTCGGCATGATCCAGTGGTTCCTGCGTTGGCAAATGGAACACCGTCTGCAAGCATTAACAGACCAGCTGGAGAAATTCGAACGCGAGATGAACGAAACGAAAACGATTTGA
- the pncB gene encoding nicotinate phosphoribosyltransferase, which yields MLTTRFIRKDEAIIQSLLDVDFYKFTMSHFIWKYYRDVEVTFGMKNRTSHVRLAEIIPEGALREQLNYVRDYLRFNLSEIFYMRGMDIYGKNMFSEDYLDFLKALAMSDYQLRVVDGQFDLRFTCLWPAVTFWETISLAIANELYYLEILKEETRFDRQAIYAEGIKRLHEKIKKLKEHPDLTFIEFGTRRRFGRVWQRDVVCALAEELPPTQFRGTSNTKLAFDLGLVPMGTNAHELQMVVGALAKDDAALLASTDKVLDQWWELYGYGLSIALPDTFGSDFFFQTFGEERAKKWKGVREDSRDPFVGGEQVIQYYQSLGIDPKTKLWLPSDGLDIQKIIALHNQFCNRIGLSFGWGTTLTNDLGLPTLSLVAKTIEANGRPCVKLSDNLAKAMGPKDEVERYKRVFGYTNTHTEECKV from the coding sequence GTGCTTACAACACGCTTTATTCGAAAAGATGAGGCGATCATCCAGTCGTTGCTTGACGTGGACTTCTATAAGTTCACGATGAGCCACTTCATTTGGAAGTACTACCGGGACGTCGAGGTAACCTTCGGGATGAAGAACCGTACGAGTCACGTTCGCCTCGCGGAAATTATTCCAGAAGGAGCTTTACGTGAGCAGCTGAACTACGTCCGGGATTACCTCAGATTCAACTTGAGTGAAATTTTTTACATGCGAGGTATGGATATCTACGGGAAGAACATGTTTTCGGAGGATTACCTGGATTTCCTGAAGGCACTCGCCATGAGTGATTATCAGTTACGCGTGGTTGATGGTCAGTTTGATCTACGCTTCACTTGTCTTTGGCCGGCCGTTACTTTCTGGGAGACAATTTCGCTGGCGATTGCCAACGAGTTGTACTACCTAGAAATCCTGAAGGAAGAAACTCGGTTCGATCGACAGGCAATCTATGCCGAAGGTATCAAGCGACTCCACGAGAAAATAAAAAAACTCAAGGAGCACCCTGACCTAACATTCATCGAGTTTGGTACACGCCGGAGATTTGGCCGAGTTTGGCAGCGCGATGTCGTCTGTGCGTTAGCCGAAGAATTACCACCGACGCAATTCCGTGGTACGTCAAACACAAAGTTGGCGTTTGACCTTGGCTTAGTTCCCATGGGTACCAACGCGCATGAACTGCAAATGGTAGTTGGCGCCCTCGCTAAGGACGATGCTGCACTTCTGGCTTCCACTGACAAAGTGCTTGATCAGTGGTGGGAGTTGTACGGTTACGGTCTCTCTATCGCGCTACCGGACACTTTTGGCTCCGATTTCTTCTTTCAAACATTTGGTGAAGAGCGAGCAAAGAAGTGGAAAGGTGTGCGGGAGGACTCCCGTGATCCGTTTGTGGGCGGCGAGCAAGTTATTCAGTACTACCAGAGTCTAGGTATTGACCCCAAGACGAAGCTCTGGTTGCCGAGTGATGGTTTAGACATTCAGAAGATCATCGCGCTTCACAATCAATTTTGTAACCGCATCGGCCTGTCATTTGGCTGGGGCACAACCCTCACGAATGATCTCGGTTTACCCACGCTCTCTCTTGTCGCCAAGACAATTGAAGCGAATGGCCGACCGTGTGTGAAGCTTTCGGACAATTTGGCCAAGGCCATGGGTCCGAAAGATGAAGTCGAACGGTATAAACGCGTATTCGGCTATACGAATACGCATACCGAAGAGTGCAAAGTCTGA
- a CDS encoding nucleoside 2-deoxyribosyltransferase domain-containing protein: MRVVYWLETFPPPSDKSIFLAGPTPRHEGVQTWRPKALETLERLGYDGVVFVPEYRNGQLPKVDMAAYTDRIDWETSALARAQVIAFWVPRVLETMPAFTTNIEFGEWFKSGKIVLGTPPEARKVSYMRYRAGQHLVPLAETLEDTLKLALRKLGDLAK, from the coding sequence ATGCGCGTCGTATACTGGCTTGAAACCTTTCCACCACCGAGTGACAAATCAATTTTTTTAGCCGGACCTACGCCACGGCATGAAGGAGTGCAAACCTGGCGTCCAAAGGCGCTGGAAACGTTGGAGCGGCTTGGGTATGACGGCGTGGTCTTTGTACCTGAGTATCGTAACGGCCAGTTGCCAAAGGTGGATATGGCAGCGTATACGGATCGGATTGACTGGGAAACCAGTGCCCTTGCGCGGGCTCAAGTTATTGCCTTCTGGGTACCACGTGTACTGGAGACCATGCCAGCCTTCACGACCAATATCGAATTTGGTGAATGGTTCAAGTCCGGCAAAATTGTTCTGGGTACGCCGCCAGAAGCGCGGAAGGTAAGTTACATGCGTTACCGCGCTGGTCAACATCTGGTGCCGCTGGCAGAAACGTTGGAAGACACGCTGAAACTGGCTTTGCGGAAGCTGGGCGATCTTGCAAAGTAA